From Anaerohalosphaera lusitana, one genomic window encodes:
- a CDS encoding PspC domain-containing protein, with amino-acid sequence MRKLYLSRTDRKVLGVCGGIGETYDIDPTLVRLIVVFAAIITGFIPVAIMYIVAWAIIPDEPKSDEGGVESSEPL; translated from the coding sequence ATGCGGAAGTTGTATTTGTCGCGAACGGATCGCAAGGTGCTTGGTGTCTGCGGCGGGATCGGCGAGACGTATGACATCGATCCGACGCTGGTCAGGCTGATCGTGGTATTTGCAGCTATTATTACGGGTTTCATACCTGTAGCAATTATGTATATAGTTGCCTGGGCGATAATACCCGACGAGCCTAAGAGCGATGAGGGCGGGGTTGAGAGTTCTGAGCCTTTGTGA
- a CDS encoding YraN family protein, producing MLWFPALRKRLRSNSAKLGKWGEKKSLKFLKNKGLKPITTNFRGRSGEIDLIMSDTDGRIIFVEVKTRASEHKALAHTAVTPRKQKHLIRTARDFCRQYSLNDRPMRFDVIAVVLPATGPAEIRHYENAFRP from the coding sequence GTGCTCTGGTTCCCGGCCCTGAGAAAAAGGCTCCGCTCCAACTCCGCCAAACTCGGCAAGTGGGGCGAGAAGAAAAGCCTCAAGTTTCTCAAGAACAAGGGCCTCAAACCGATAACCACCAACTTCCGCGGCAGGTCCGGCGAGATCGACCTGATAATGAGCGATACCGACGGCAGGATCATTTTCGTCGAAGTCAAAACAAGGGCCAGCGAACACAAAGCGCTGGCCCATACTGCAGTTACACCACGCAAGCAAAAGCACCTCATCCGCACCGCCCGTGATTTCTGCCGTCAGTACAGCCTCAACGACCGTCCCATGCGTTTCGACGTGATCGCGGTAGTCCTCCCCGCCACCGGCCCGGCCGAAATTCGCCATTACGAAAACGCCTTTCGCCCCTGA
- a CDS encoding glycine--tRNA ligase — translation MAKLTKLDDIVSLCKRRGFIFQSSEIYGGLASCYDYGPLGSELKRNVRNAWWKSMVQMRDDVVGLDSSIFMHPLVWKASGHADKFADLVTVCQKCNTRSRVDHLTEGAEEHTEHIDPELAAKDAKNLDKKVCPACGAVGKFSAPMEFKLMFQTEMGANVDDQMKVFLRPETAQGIFANFRNVLDSTRVKVPFGIAQIGKSFRNEVTTKAFIFRTREFEQAEMEFFCEPGTDEEWYKHWKEQRFQWYVEYGIKKENLRFRDHDPDELAHYAKACVDVEYKFPFGQGDWQELEGIANRTDYDLRQHQRGMRTINDWYENGRDLTKVTLKEEAEDYHKGPLSFFDDQEKKRYIPYVIEPSAGIDRSTLAFLVDAYDEEEVKGKTRNVLRFHPAIAPIKAAVFPLVKKEGMPEIAGKLSNDLKKHFACFYDEKGAVGRRYRRQDEAGTPYCVTVDGQTLEDDTVTVRERDSMDQQRINIDQVKSYLRENLDI, via the coding sequence ATGGCTAAACTGACAAAACTGGACGATATCGTTTCACTTTGCAAGCGGCGCGGGTTTATTTTTCAGTCGAGCGAGATCTACGGCGGGCTGGCGAGCTGTTATGACTACGGGCCTTTGGGCTCGGAGCTGAAGCGCAACGTGCGCAATGCATGGTGGAAGAGCATGGTGCAGATGCGTGATGATGTTGTGGGGCTGGATTCGTCGATCTTCATGCATCCACTGGTGTGGAAGGCGAGCGGTCATGCGGATAAATTTGCGGACCTGGTGACGGTTTGTCAGAAGTGCAATACGCGTTCGCGGGTGGATCATCTGACCGAAGGCGCGGAAGAGCATACCGAGCATATCGATCCTGAGCTTGCGGCAAAGGATGCGAAGAACCTGGATAAGAAGGTGTGTCCTGCGTGCGGGGCGGTTGGGAAGTTCTCGGCGCCGATGGAATTCAAGCTGATGTTCCAGACTGAGATGGGAGCGAACGTCGACGATCAGATGAAGGTATTTTTGCGTCCCGAGACGGCGCAGGGTATTTTTGCGAATTTCCGGAACGTGCTGGACAGCACGCGGGTGAAGGTGCCGTTCGGTATCGCGCAGATCGGTAAGAGTTTTCGTAACGAGGTGACGACTAAGGCGTTTATCTTCCGTACGCGTGAGTTCGAGCAGGCGGAGATGGAGTTTTTCTGCGAGCCGGGCACGGACGAGGAATGGTACAAGCACTGGAAGGAACAGCGGTTCCAGTGGTATGTCGAGTACGGCATCAAGAAAGAGAATCTGCGGTTCCGGGATCATGATCCGGATGAGCTGGCTCACTACGCCAAAGCGTGCGTGGACGTGGAGTATAAGTTCCCGTTCGGGCAGGGCGACTGGCAGGAGCTGGAGGGGATCGCGAACCGGACCGATTACGACCTGCGGCAGCATCAGCGGGGTATGCGGACGATCAACGACTGGTACGAGAACGGGCGGGATCTGACGAAGGTGACGCTCAAGGAAGAGGCAGAGGATTACCATAAGGGGCCGTTGTCATTCTTCGATGATCAGGAAAAGAAGCGGTATATTCCTTACGTGATCGAGCCTTCGGCTGGTATCGACCGGAGTACGCTGGCGTTTCTGGTTGATGCGTATGACGAGGAAGAGGTTAAGGGTAAGACGCGTAATGTGCTGAGGTTCCACCCTGCGATAGCGCCGATCAAGGCGGCTGTGTTCCCGCTGGTGAAGAAGGAAGGCATGCCGGAGATCGCGGGTAAGCTGTCGAACGATCTGAAGAAGCATTTTGCATGCTTCTATGACGAGAAGGGTGCTGTTGGGCGTCGTTACCGCAGGCAGGACGAGGCGGGTACGCCTTACTGCGTGACGGTGGACGGGCAGACGCTGGAGGATGACACTGTGACGGTTCGCGAGCGTGATTCGATGGATCAGCAGCGGATCAATATTGACCAGGTGAAATCCTATCTGCGTGAGAATCTGGATATCTAG
- a CDS encoding alpha-L-fucosidase has protein sequence MKKSYEKKCLLILVVVSLASLALAGEKTVPGYLEDHAKLYAENPRQANFKWFDQARMGLFIHWGVWGPYEAEWQMFYSRIPLEEYKKTAARFTGKDFDAEEIVKFARASGMNYITFVAKHHDGFCLWDSAYTDWDSMDYQAKRDFLGELAQACHAEDMPLFIYYSIGIDWTHPYFMPSNLYGCARPHYKAKPDYFRYAKEEDFEIYRQFCKNQLSELCEKYGPVAGFWFDTLGGVLANPEMFKMQEFYDLIHEHQPHALIGFKTGATGTEDFLIGERHLGSIAGAYPGNSPENRRIRKLADEAWSKNYGKKAEICVTSTGSWAWRKNAKCWSPAKLWRMLESASDNNANLLLNTGLDIDGGIPDDARKNFQALGDRIRKEGYPKLNKTTYLQKRKTEEVVDDNEKVKTAR, from the coding sequence ATGAAAAAGAGTTATGAAAAAAAGTGTTTACTGATCCTTGTGGTAGTTTCTTTGGCGTCCCTCGCGCTGGCAGGGGAGAAAACTGTTCCCGGTTATCTCGAGGACCATGCGAAGTTGTACGCTGAGAATCCTCGGCAGGCAAATTTTAAGTGGTTTGATCAAGCTCGCATGGGGCTGTTTATTCACTGGGGTGTCTGGGGCCCTTATGAAGCTGAGTGGCAGATGTTCTATTCCAGAATACCGCTTGAGGAATACAAGAAGACGGCTGCAAGATTTACGGGCAAAGATTTTGATGCTGAAGAGATTGTAAAGTTTGCTCGCGCCAGCGGGATGAATTACATCACATTCGTTGCAAAGCACCATGATGGTTTCTGTCTGTGGGATTCAGCTTACACTGACTGGGACAGTATGGATTATCAGGCAAAGCGGGATTTCCTCGGAGAACTTGCTCAGGCCTGCCACGCAGAAGACATGCCGTTGTTTATTTACTATTCGATAGGTATTGACTGGACGCACCCATACTTTATGCCTTCGAATCTCTATGGTTGTGCCCGGCCCCACTACAAGGCCAAGCCGGATTACTTCAGGTATGCAAAGGAAGAGGATTTTGAGATTTACCGCCAGTTCTGCAAGAATCAATTGAGCGAGCTTTGTGAAAAATACGGGCCCGTTGCGGGGTTCTGGTTCGACACACTCGGTGGTGTTCTTGCGAATCCAGAGATGTTCAAAATGCAGGAGTTTTATGATCTGATCCATGAACACCAGCCACATGCTTTGATCGGTTTCAAGACTGGGGCGACAGGTACTGAGGATTTTCTTATTGGTGAGCGACATCTTGGTTCGATAGCAGGTGCCTATCCCGGTAACAGTCCCGAGAATAGAAGGATTCGGAAGTTGGCAGATGAAGCCTGGAGTAAGAATTATGGCAAAAAAGCCGAGATATGTGTGACTTCGACAGGTAGTTGGGCGTGGCGTAAGAATGCGAAGTGTTGGTCACCAGCTAAGTTGTGGCGAATGCTTGAGAGTGCTTCAGATAATAATGCCAACTTGCTCCTCAATACCGGTCTGGATATAGACGGCGGTATTCCGGATGATGCTCGCAAGAACTTTCAGGCCTTGGGTGACCGGATACGCAAAGAAGGGTATCCGAAACTCAACAAGACAACTTATCTGCAAAAGCGAAAGACAGAAGAGGTTGTTGATGATAACGAGAAGGTGAAAACAGCACGTTAA
- the ffh gene encoding signal recognition particle protein, translating into MFDALTQKFNSVFKSLSGKGKITEANVKEAMREVRKALLEADVNYKVAKQFCKDVQEAAMGQEVVKSLHPGQVMVKIVNDELTKLMGPVDTQVYFVSPGPTIIMLAGLQGCGKTTTAAKLAKYLISKGKKPMMIADDLQRPAAIDQLVTLGEQIDVEVYTEDTKDAVRVAKNGIKRCKQGGYDVAILDTAGRLHIDEEMMGEVSDVAKAVTPHQIYLVCDAMIGQDAVTSAKEFNDRLELDGVILTKLDGDARGGAALSVKAVTGKPIKFIGVGEKLDKIEEFHPDRMASRILGMGDVVTLVEKAQEQYDEEEAKKMQTKMQKGTFGFDDFLKQMKAMKKMGGMSSMLKLLPGVGQQLGNMDIDDGEIGKMEGIIHSMTEEERRDPETISASRRRRIARGCGRTPNEVASLVKTFKRSRDMMKVVSSGGMGGLKGLMSGRMDMASMMQGGKKIKQRSKRKKTIRRRGKIKKRR; encoded by the coding sequence TTGTTTGATGCTTTAACGCAGAAATTTAATTCGGTATTTAAATCGCTTTCCGGTAAAGGCAAGATCACCGAGGCCAACGTCAAGGAGGCCATGCGTGAGGTGCGAAAAGCCCTGCTGGAGGCGGATGTAAACTATAAAGTGGCCAAGCAGTTCTGCAAGGACGTGCAGGAAGCAGCCATGGGCCAGGAAGTGGTCAAGTCGCTGCATCCCGGTCAGGTGATGGTCAAGATCGTAAATGATGAGTTGACCAAGCTGATGGGGCCCGTGGATACGCAGGTTTACTTTGTCTCGCCCGGTCCTACTATAATAATGCTTGCGGGTCTGCAGGGTTGCGGTAAAACGACGACTGCTGCTAAGCTGGCGAAATATCTGATCAGCAAGGGCAAAAAGCCGATGATGATCGCGGACGACCTGCAGAGGCCTGCGGCTATCGATCAGTTGGTGACGCTCGGTGAGCAGATCGATGTCGAGGTTTATACAGAGGACACGAAAGATGCGGTCCGCGTGGCGAAAAACGGCATAAAGCGTTGTAAGCAGGGCGGTTACGACGTTGCTATCCTGGATACGGCGGGGCGGCTGCACATCGATGAAGAGATGATGGGCGAGGTTTCCGATGTAGCCAAGGCGGTCACGCCGCACCAGATATACCTGGTTTGCGACGCGATGATCGGCCAGGACGCGGTTACGTCGGCGAAGGAATTTAACGACCGTCTGGAACTGGACGGCGTGATACTGACCAAGCTTGACGGTGACGCACGAGGCGGTGCTGCTTTGAGTGTCAAGGCCGTTACGGGCAAGCCGATCAAGTTCATTGGTGTCGGTGAAAAGCTCGACAAGATCGAAGAGTTTCATCCGGACAGGATGGCAAGTCGTATTCTGGGCATGGGTGACGTGGTTACCCTGGTTGAGAAGGCCCAGGAGCAGTACGATGAAGAGGAAGCGAAGAAAATGCAGACGAAGATGCAGAAGGGCACCTTCGGCTTTGACGACTTCCTCAAGCAGATGAAGGCCATGAAGAAGATGGGCGGGATGAGCAGTATGCTCAAGCTGCTGCCGGGCGTAGGTCAGCAGCTCGGTAATATGGATATCGACGACGGCGAGATCGGCAAGATGGAGGGGATCATCCACTCGATGACAGAGGAGGAGCGCCGGGATCCGGAAACTATAAGCGCTTCGCGCAGACGGCGTATCGCGCGCGGTTGCGGCAGGACGCCGAACGAGGTCGCTTCACTGGTCAAGACGTTCAAGCGCAGCCGGGATATGATGAAGGTCGTGAGCAGCGGCGGTATGGGCGGTTTGAAAGGGCTTATGTCCGGCAGGATGGACATGGCGAGTATGATGCAGGGCGGCAAGAAGATTAAGCAACGCAGCAAGCGTAAAAAGACGATACGCAGACGCGGCAAGATCAAGAAACGCCGCTGA
- a CDS encoding integrase core domain-containing protein, whose product MKQIARTLTDCEDGFLKDKTYLIHDRDPLYRTEGFHALLKTSGVEPVRLPAHSPDLNAYAERFVRSVKSECLDHLILSSVEQLEYVLGEYSNYYHHERIHQSLGRIIEPKHQLDETADIRCIERLGGLLKSYHRLAA is encoded by the coding sequence ATGAAACAGATAGCCCGCACCCTCACCGACTGCGAAGATGGATTCCTTAAAGACAAAACGTACCTGATTCACGACAGAGATCCACTGTATCGAACAGAAGGATTCCACGCTCTGCTCAAAACCTCCGGCGTAGAACCTGTAAGACTGCCGGCACACAGTCCCGACCTGAACGCCTATGCAGAAAGGTTCGTCAGGTCAGTAAAATCAGAATGCCTTGACCATCTGATTCTGTCGTCCGTCGAACAGCTCGAGTACGTTCTTGGTGAATACAGCAACTATTATCACCACGAGCGCATTCACCAATCACTGGGCAGAATCATCGAACCAAAGCACCAGCTTGACGAAACAGCCGATATCAGGTGCATTGAACGCCTCGGCGGACTGCTGAAATCCTACCACCGCCTGGCCGCGTAG
- the prmC gene encoding peptide chain release factor N(5)-glutamine methyltransferase, translating to MATQTWTIKKLLDWMIPFFENKGVDAPRLAAEMLLSNVLGLERIQLYMHYDKPVGPDKLAKLRDLVKRAGEHEPVAYLVGHTEFYSMQIDVSPAVLIPRPETEGLVERAIEFLRERQVPRYVLELCTGSGCIAAAVAKGVEDVKVIATDICDEAMEVAGRNVEKHGLGEKVELCGGDLFEAVEGFADKQFDLIVSNPPYVTEAEYEGLDRNVKEYEPARALVAGEKGLDIYERMMGELATYLKPDGAVMLEIGYQQGDAVRELLEGTGLFSEVRIEKDFARHDRIAVAKR from the coding sequence ATGGCGACGCAGACATGGACGATTAAGAAGCTGCTTGACTGGATGATACCGTTTTTCGAGAACAAGGGCGTGGATGCGCCTCGGCTGGCGGCGGAGATGCTGCTCTCGAATGTTCTCGGGCTGGAGCGGATCCAGCTTTATATGCATTACGATAAGCCGGTCGGGCCGGACAAGTTGGCGAAGCTGCGGGACCTGGTAAAGCGGGCGGGCGAGCATGAGCCCGTGGCGTACCTGGTGGGGCATACGGAATTTTATTCGATGCAGATAGACGTTTCACCTGCGGTTTTGATACCGCGGCCTGAGACGGAGGGACTGGTCGAGAGGGCGATCGAGTTTTTGCGTGAACGGCAGGTGCCGCGTTATGTGCTGGAGCTATGCACGGGATCGGGATGTATTGCGGCAGCGGTTGCGAAAGGCGTGGAGGATGTGAAGGTTATCGCGACCGATATTTGCGACGAGGCGATGGAGGTTGCGGGGCGGAACGTAGAAAAGCACGGGCTGGGTGAGAAGGTTGAGCTTTGCGGGGGCGATCTATTCGAGGCGGTGGAAGGGTTTGCGGATAAGCAGTTTGATCTGATCGTGTCGAATCCGCCTTACGTGACTGAGGCGGAGTATGAGGGGCTGGACAGGAACGTGAAGGAATATGAGCCGGCGAGGGCGCTGGTCGCGGGGGAGAAGGGGCTGGATATTTACGAGCGGATGATGGGGGAGCTTGCGACGTATTTGAAGCCGGACGGCGCGGTTATGCTGGAGATCGGCTATCAGCAGGGCGACGCGGTGCGGGAACTGCTGGAAGGGACGGGGCTGTTCAGCGAGGTGCGGATCGAGAAGGATTTTGCCAGGCACGACCGGATCGCGGTTGCTAAGCGGTGA
- the rplS gene encoding 50S ribosomal protein L19, whose translation MFTGKKRTGDITVKTEILESVESKSLKQELPHFEVGDTVQVHCKIKEGEKERIQLFSGTVIARNGRGINETFTVRRMIGDEGVERVFPLHSPNVVTVEPMRSSKVRRAKLYFLRERRGKGVRLAQRRSDHTARR comes from the coding sequence ATGTTTACGGGTAAGAAACGGACAGGAGATATAACCGTGAAGACAGAAATTCTCGAATCAGTAGAAAGCAAGAGCCTCAAGCAGGAACTGCCCCACTTTGAAGTGGGCGACACAGTACAGGTTCACTGCAAGATCAAAGAAGGCGAAAAAGAACGTATCCAGCTTTTCAGCGGTACGGTCATCGCTCGAAACGGCCGCGGCATCAACGAAACCTTCACCGTTCGCAGAATGATCGGCGACGAAGGCGTTGAGCGTGTTTTCCCGCTCCACTCGCCGAACGTCGTTACAGTCGAACCGATGCGATCCAGCAAGGTCCGCCGTGCAAAGCTCTACTTCCTCCGCGAACGTCGCGGCAAGGGCGTAAGACTCGCACAGCGTCGTAGCGATCACACTGCCCGCAGGTAA
- the rpsP gene encoding 30S ribosomal protein S16: protein MAVKLRLTRIGRRHRPFFRIHAIESRNPRDGRILEKIGHYDPIEKDEEKQIVIDLERAKYWIEKGAVPSDTVVDILAKKGVTTKIGEARKKRRQKALEIARKKGKPFTKAEKIAAEKAAEEAAEAAKAAAEAAAKAAKEAEEAKSE from the coding sequence ATGGCAGTTAAACTGAGATTGACAAGGATAGGTCGCAGGCACAGACCTTTCTTCAGGATCCACGCTATCGAGTCGCGCAATCCGCGTGACGGCAGGATCCTCGAGAAGATCGGTCACTATGATCCTATCGAGAAGGACGAAGAAAAGCAGATCGTGATCGATCTGGAGCGTGCCAAGTACTGGATCGAAAAGGGTGCAGTTCCCAGTGATACGGTTGTTGATATCCTCGCCAAGAAGGGCGTGACAACCAAGATCGGTGAAGCGAGGAAGAAACGCCGTCAGAAGGCTCTGGAAATTGCCCGTAAGAAGGGCAAGCCTTTCACTAAGGCGGAAAAGATAGCAGCAGAAAAGGCCGCTGAAGAGGCAGCTGAGGCGGCCAAGGCTGCAGCAGAAGCGGCTGCAAAGGCGGCTAAAGAAGCTGAGGAAGCCAAGAGCGAATAA
- a CDS encoding YhcH/YjgK/YiaL family protein, translating to MVFDRIENAGRYAALGGGNLGRAFEVLQRQPFTQLPDGRYEVDGERLFFNVDSYQTQDWELGRFEAHRRYLDIQLITAGAEVIGHAHVGDLAEIEAYDGERDVAFYEPSIDTGTINMQPGMFAMFYPHDAHMPGRTLDEAANVRKVVIKVRLD from the coding sequence GTGGTATTTGACAGGATCGAGAATGCCGGGCGGTATGCGGCGCTTGGCGGTGGTAATCTTGGGCGTGCGTTTGAAGTGCTGCAGCGACAGCCTTTTACGCAGTTGCCGGACGGGCGGTATGAGGTCGACGGCGAACGGCTGTTTTTCAACGTGGATTCATACCAGACGCAGGACTGGGAGCTGGGCAGGTTCGAGGCGCATCGCAGGTACCTGGATATACAGTTGATAACGGCGGGGGCGGAGGTGATCGGGCATGCCCATGTCGGTGATCTTGCCGAGATCGAGGCGTATGACGGTGAGCGGGATGTGGCGTTTTACGAGCCTTCGATAGATACAGGGACGATCAACATGCAGCCGGGGATGTTCGCTATGTTCTATCCGCATGATGCACATATGCCGGGGCGGACGCTGGATGAGGCGGCGAATGTTCGCAAGGTCGTGATAAAGGTTCGGCTTGACTGA
- a CDS encoding TatD family hydrolase, translating into MQLIDTHAHLTFPEIETQVEDVLARSREAGVDRWITIGTDPEQIEKTIELARRHDNMWAAVGVHPHHASEVDQPHLDRIRELAADPKVVAIGEAGLDYHYELSVRDKQKEVFRAQLQIAADTNLPIVVHTRKAFEDSMEILDEFAGKLKNVVIHCYSGTPEQTQQVLDRGFYISFTGIVTFKRTDDVREVAKMVPLDRMMIETDTPYISPEPVRKQKPNEPALMIHTAKLLANLHGLPLETFAQKVTATSEKFFNLA; encoded by the coding sequence ATGCAGTTGATCGACACACACGCACACCTGACGTTCCCCGAGATTGAAACGCAGGTCGAAGACGTACTCGCCCGCAGCCGCGAAGCAGGCGTCGACCGCTGGATCACCATCGGCACCGACCCCGAACAGATCGAAAAGACCATCGAACTCGCCCGCCGCCACGACAACATGTGGGCCGCCGTCGGCGTTCATCCCCACCACGCATCAGAAGTCGATCAGCCCCACCTTGACCGCATTCGCGAACTCGCAGCAGACCCCAAGGTCGTCGCCATCGGCGAAGCGGGCCTCGACTATCACTATGAACTCAGCGTCCGCGACAAGCAGAAAGAGGTTTTCCGCGCCCAGCTCCAGATCGCTGCCGACACAAACCTCCCCATCGTAGTCCACACCCGCAAGGCGTTCGAAGACAGCATGGAAATCCTGGACGAATTCGCGGGCAAACTCAAGAACGTCGTCATCCACTGCTACTCCGGCACACCCGAACAGACACAGCAGGTCCTCGACCGCGGCTTCTACATTTCATTCACCGGCATCGTCACCTTCAAACGCACCGACGACGTCCGTGAAGTCGCAAAGATGGTCCCCCTCGACCGCATGATGATAGAAACCGACACCCCCTACATCTCCCCCGAACCAGTCCGCAAACAAAAACCCAACGAACCGGCCCTGATGATCCACACCGCAAAACTCCTCGCCAACCTCCACGGACTGCCCCTTGAAACCTTCGCCCAAAAAGTAACCGCCACCAGCGAAAAATTCTTCAACCTTGCATAG
- a CDS encoding asparagine--tRNA ligase, with protein MAVQKTTISELKDHVGEEVSLQGWLYNSRSSGKLVFLILRDGTGLCQCIVEKAEFAEEKFDELKRLGQESSLVVTGTCREEPRSVGGYELSVTGAEVVCEATDYPITPKEHGVDFLLKHRHLHLRSQRQWAIGKVRHTVIDAIRRFFNDNGFTLIDTPIFAPTAGEGEQTLFEVDYFGQPVYLAQTGQLYLESAAMSYGKVYCFGPTFRAEKSKTRRHLTEFWMVEPEVAYIDLPGLLELGENFVSFVVQQVLEKNRGELETLGADIPHLENIKPPFVRMTYTEAAELLKSDKAAKFMAEQLESFKARKTEIEKHIADIEAEEKSGGVKKWKREKNARMLIELRTELEELEKKIENNPKHAKLAAEFNWGKDLGGSDETIISQMHDRPVFVTHYPRSAKAFYMKTDRSNTDVVENFDLLAPEGFGEIIGGSVREDDYDYLMKRIDEEGYDPENYSWYLDLRKYGSVPHGGFGLGVERTVAWITGEKHIRQCIPFPRMMDKMYI; from the coding sequence ATGGCGGTACAGAAGACTACGATCAGTGAACTGAAGGATCATGTCGGTGAAGAAGTTTCGCTGCAGGGGTGGCTTTATAATTCGCGTTCGAGCGGTAAGCTGGTGTTCCTGATCCTGCGGGACGGAACGGGGCTTTGCCAGTGCATTGTTGAGAAGGCGGAGTTTGCGGAGGAAAAGTTCGACGAGCTCAAGCGGCTTGGGCAGGAGTCTTCGCTGGTAGTTACCGGGACATGCCGTGAGGAGCCGCGTTCGGTGGGCGGGTATGAGCTGAGCGTCACGGGTGCCGAGGTGGTATGCGAGGCGACGGATTATCCGATCACGCCCAAGGAGCATGGGGTGGACTTTCTGCTGAAGCATCGACATCTGCATTTGCGATCGCAGAGGCAGTGGGCGATAGGCAAGGTAAGGCATACGGTGATCGATGCGATCCGACGGTTCTTCAACGATAACGGATTTACGCTGATCGATACGCCGATATTCGCGCCGACGGCGGGTGAGGGTGAGCAGACGCTGTTCGAGGTGGATTATTTCGGTCAGCCGGTGTATCTGGCGCAGACGGGGCAGTTATATCTTGAGTCGGCGGCGATGAGCTACGGCAAGGTCTACTGTTTTGGACCGACGTTCCGCGCGGAAAAGAGCAAGACGCGGAGGCACTTGACGGAGTTCTGGATGGTCGAGCCTGAGGTTGCGTATATCGATCTGCCGGGATTGCTGGAGCTTGGGGAGAATTTCGTATCGTTCGTGGTACAGCAGGTGCTGGAGAAGAATCGCGGCGAGCTTGAGACGCTGGGGGCGGATATACCGCATCTGGAGAACATCAAGCCGCCGTTCGTGCGGATGACTTATACGGAGGCGGCGGAGCTTCTCAAGAGCGATAAGGCGGCGAAGTTTATGGCCGAGCAGCTCGAGTCTTTCAAGGCTCGCAAGACGGAGATCGAAAAGCATATCGCGGATATCGAGGCGGAGGAGAAGTCTGGCGGGGTCAAGAAGTGGAAGCGTGAGAAGAACGCGAGAATGCTGATCGAGCTGCGGACGGAGCTTGAGGAGCTTGAGAAGAAGATCGAGAACAATCCGAAGCACGCGAAACTGGCGGCGGAGTTCAACTGGGGCAAGGACCTGGGCGGCTCGGATGAGACGATCATTTCGCAGATGCACGATCGGCCGGTGTTCGTGACGCATTATCCGCGGAGTGCGAAGGCGTTCTATATGAAGACGGATCGGAGCAATACGGATGTGGTCGAGAATTTCGACCTGCTCGCGCCGGAGGGGTTCGGAGAGATCATCGGCGGTAGTGTGCGTGAGGATGATTACGACTATTTAATGAAGCGGATTGACGAGGAAGGTTACGATCCGGAGAACTATTCGTGGTATCTGGATCTGCGTAAGTACGGGTCCGTGCCGCACGGAGGGTTCGGATTGGGCGTCGAGCGGACGGTTGCGTGGATAACGGGCGAAAAGCATATCCGTCAGTGCATACCATTCCCGCGGATGATGGACAAGATGTATATTTAG